The Thermomonospora amylolytica sequence GCGGGCGCCGATCCGCACAGGACCGGTCCCGGGAGGAATGAGATGACGGCCGCCGAGCGGGAACCGGACCGGGCGGACTCCGCCTGGTACGTGTACGGCATCGTTCCCGCGGACGTGGAGACCGCCGCCGGCGTGCGCGGCGTGGACGGCCGCGAGGTACGGGTCGTCCGGCACGGCGACGTCGCCGCCCTGGTCAGCGAGATCGACCCGAAGGTCCGGCTGGGCCGTCCCGACGACCTGCTGGCGCACGAGCGGCTGCTGGACGACGCCGCCGTCGACGCGCCCGTGCTGCCGCTGCGGTTCGGCGCGGTCATGACGACCGAGCAGGCGGTGGTCGATGACCTGCTGGCGCCCAACCACCAGGGGTTCGCCGACGCGCTGGCGAACCTGGAGGGGCGGGTCGAGTACGTGGTGAAGGGCCGCTTCGACGAGCGCGCGGTGCTGGCCGAGGTGGTCCGGGAGAACGCCGAGGCGGCCCGGCTGCGCGAGCGGATCCGGGACCGTCCGGAGGCGGAGTCCCACCAGGACCGGGTGCGGCTCGGCGAGCTGGTCTACCAGGAGATCGAGGCCAGGCGGCAGGCCGCCACCGAGCGGCTGGTCCAGGACCTGTCCCCGTACTGCGTCGCGAGCGCGGTGCGGGACCCCACCCATCATCTGGACGCCGTGCACGCCGCCTTTCTGGTGGAGGACGCGCGGCGCCCGGAGTTCGAGGAGGCGGTGGCGACGGCCGTCCGCAAGTGGGAGGGGCGTGCCGAGCTGCGCCTGCTGGGCCCCCTCGCGCCCTGGGACTTCGTCGTGACACCGGGATAGGGGAACGCGGATGAACCTGCTGTCGCTGCCCTGGAGGTTGCCGTTCCTGCCCCTCCAGGGGGTGCTCAAGATCGCGGAGATCCTGCAGGAGGAGGCCGAACGGCAGACCAGGTACCCGCCGGCGCTCCGGCGGCGGCTGGAGGAGCTGGAGCAGGCCCGTGCGGCCGGCCGGATCTCCGCCGAGGAGGAGGAACGGGCGATGGAGGAGATCTTCGCCGAGGCGTTCGGCGAACCGCCCGCCCCGCCTCGCTGACCGCGAACGCACCGACCGGGGGGAGACGTGCGCACCGAGGACAGGGCCCGCACGGACGGGCGCGAAGACTACGAGGAAGAAGCGGGGAACGGGGACCTGTCGGTGGTGGAGGCCGCCAGGGCCGGTGCACGGCAGCTCGCCGACATCATCTCCAGGACCCCCGAGGGGGTCGTCTCCGTGGA is a genomic window containing:
- a CDS encoding GvpL/GvpF family gas vesicle protein, which encodes MTAAEREPDRADSAWYVYGIVPADVETAAGVRGVDGREVRVVRHGDVAALVSEIDPKVRLGRPDDLLAHERLLDDAAVDAPVLPLRFGAVMTTEQAVVDDLLAPNHQGFADALANLEGRVEYVVKGRFDERAVLAEVVRENAEAARLRERIRDRPEAESHQDRVRLGELVYQEIEARRQAATERLVQDLSPYCVASAVRDPTHHLDAVHAAFLVEDARRPEFEEAVATAVRKWEGRAELRLLGPLAPWDFVVTPG
- a CDS encoding gas vesicle protein GvpG, whose protein sequence is MNLLSLPWRLPFLPLQGVLKIAEILQEEAERQTRYPPALRRRLEELEQARAAGRISAEEEERAMEEIFAEAFGEPPAPPR